From Corynebacterium frankenforstense DSM 45800, the proteins below share one genomic window:
- the purT gene encoding formate-dependent phosphoribosylglycinamide formyltransferase produces the protein MSAPESIGTPLSPGATRVMLLGSGELSKELAVSFHRLGVEVHAVDRREGAPAQQVAHVAHTVDVTDPQAVADLIRRVDPDFIIPEIETIAVDVLEAAEAAGAAGVVPSPKAVRLATNREGLRRMASEELGLPTTTYQFASDLTEFEVAVGSVGYPCVAKPNVDGPDARDNQRIEAPEDVEPAWRALTEGAGDTRVIVERLVDFDAEITIIAVRSVDPETGRMATWFCEPLGHLYRDGAFVESWQPMAVNPDALDNARSVAARVTGALGGRGVFNVKLFVEGEDVYFSEVVPRAHTTGLVTLATQRFSQFDLQARATLGLPVDATLVSPGASSAILSPVEADAVRYEGLAEAVAVPESTVELFGKRGATVGRAMGVALATAEDVATALDRARAAAQAVRIVPQEGGRL, from the coding sequence ATGAGTGCACCTGAGTCGATCGGCACGCCGCTGAGCCCCGGCGCCACCCGCGTGATGCTGCTGGGGTCCGGGGAGCTGAGCAAGGAACTGGCCGTCTCCTTCCACCGCCTCGGGGTGGAGGTGCACGCCGTCGACCGCCGCGAGGGCGCACCCGCCCAGCAGGTCGCCCACGTCGCCCACACCGTGGACGTCACCGACCCGCAGGCCGTGGCGGACCTGATCCGCCGCGTCGACCCGGACTTCATCATCCCGGAGATCGAGACCATCGCCGTCGACGTGCTCGAGGCCGCCGAGGCCGCCGGTGCGGCCGGCGTGGTGCCCAGCCCGAAGGCCGTGCGCCTGGCCACCAACCGCGAGGGGCTGCGCCGCATGGCCTCCGAGGAGCTGGGGCTGCCCACCACGACCTACCAGTTCGCCTCGGACCTCACCGAGTTCGAGGTCGCGGTCGGCTCCGTGGGCTACCCGTGCGTGGCCAAGCCGAACGTGGACGGGCCGGACGCGCGGGACAACCAGCGCATCGAGGCGCCCGAGGACGTCGAGCCGGCCTGGCGCGCGCTGACCGAGGGCGCCGGCGACACGCGGGTGATCGTGGAGCGCCTGGTGGACTTCGACGCGGAGATCACCATCATCGCCGTGCGTTCGGTGGACCCGGAGACCGGGCGGATGGCCACCTGGTTCTGCGAGCCGCTGGGCCACCTCTACCGCGACGGGGCCTTCGTCGAGTCCTGGCAGCCGATGGCCGTCAACCCCGACGCGCTGGACAACGCCCGCTCGGTGGCCGCCCGGGTCACGGGCGCGCTCGGCGGGCGCGGGGTGTTCAACGTCAAGCTCTTCGTCGAGGGCGAGGACGTCTACTTCTCCGAGGTGGTGCCGCGGGCGCACACCACGGGTCTGGTCACGCTGGCCACGCAGCGCTTCTCGCAGTTCGACCTGCAGGCGCGGGCCACGCTGGGTCTTCCGGTGGACGCCACGCTGGTCTCCCCGGGGGCCTCGAGCGCGATCCTCTCGCCGGTCGAGGCCGACGCGGTGCGCTACGAGGGGCTCGCCGAGGCGGTGGCGGTGCCGGAGTCGACCGTCGAGCTCTTCGGCAAGCGCGGCGCGACCGTGGGCCGGGCGATGGGTGTCGCCCTGGCCACCGCCGAGGACGTCGCCACGGCCCTGGACCGGGCGCGTGCGGCGGCGCAGGCGGTGCGCATCGTGCCGCAGGAGGGCGGCAGGCTCTAG
- a CDS encoding acetate kinase, producing the protein MPYALVLNSGSSSIKFQLVNPLAAATEKPFVVGVVEQIGEPQGAVTLKTQEGTFAVEQEIPDHTAGLQLAFELMDKHNCGPRQVDVIACGHRVVHGGILFSAPELINDQILDMIRDLIPLAPLHNPANIAGIEVAREILPDIPHVAVFDTGFFHTLPPAAAIYPINKDVAADYSLRRYGFHGTSHEYVSQQVPDLLGLPPAAVNQITLHLGNGASAAAIRGGLAVDTSMGLTPLAGLAMGTRSGDIDPGIVFHLYRNGMSIDEIDNLLNKKSGVKGLAGVNDFRALRDMIRDENEDAWTAYNVYIHQLRRYIGAYMVSLGRVNAITFTAGVGENDSHVRADALAGMETYGVKIDADRNAGPNDGPREISTDDSAVKVFVVPTNEELAIARYAVAFAQ; encoded by the coding sequence ATGCCGTACGCACTCGTCCTCAACTCCGGCTCCTCGTCGATCAAGTTCCAGCTGGTCAACCCTCTGGCCGCGGCCACCGAGAAGCCCTTCGTCGTCGGCGTCGTCGAGCAGATCGGCGAGCCGCAGGGCGCCGTGACCCTCAAGACCCAGGAGGGCACCTTCGCCGTCGAGCAGGAGATCCCGGACCACACCGCCGGCCTGCAGCTCGCCTTCGAGCTGATGGACAAGCACAACTGCGGGCCGCGGCAGGTCGACGTGATCGCCTGCGGGCACCGCGTGGTCCACGGCGGCATCCTCTTCTCCGCGCCGGAGCTGATCAACGACCAGATCCTGGACATGATCCGCGACCTGATCCCGCTGGCCCCGCTGCACAACCCGGCGAACATCGCGGGCATCGAGGTCGCCCGCGAGATCCTGCCGGACATCCCGCACGTGGCCGTCTTCGACACCGGCTTCTTCCACACCCTGCCGCCGGCCGCCGCGATCTACCCGATCAACAAGGACGTCGCCGCCGACTACTCGCTGCGCCGCTACGGCTTCCACGGCACCAGCCACGAGTACGTCTCCCAGCAGGTCCCCGACCTGCTCGGCCTGCCGCCCGCCGCGGTCAACCAGATCACCCTGCACCTGGGCAACGGCGCCTCGGCCGCGGCCATCCGCGGCGGGCTCGCCGTCGACACCTCGATGGGGCTGACCCCGCTGGCCGGCCTGGCGATGGGCACCCGCTCCGGCGACATCGACCCGGGCATCGTCTTCCACCTCTACCGCAACGGCATGTCGATCGACGAGATCGACAACCTGCTCAACAAGAAGTCCGGCGTCAAGGGCCTGGCCGGGGTCAACGACTTCCGCGCCCTGCGCGACATGATCCGCGACGAGAACGAGGACGCCTGGACGGCCTACAACGTCTACATCCACCAGCTGCGCCGCTACATCGGCGCCTACATGGTCTCGCTCGGCCGGGTCAACGCGATCACGTTCACCGCCGGCGTGGGCGAGAACGACTCGCACGTGCGCGCCGACGCGCTGGCCGGCATGGAGACCTACGGCGTCAAGATCGACGCGGACCGCAACGCGGGCCCGAACGACGGGCCGCGCGAGATCTCCACGGACGACTCCGCGGTCAAGGTCTTCGTGGTGCCCACCAACGAGGAGCTGGCCATCGCCCGCTACGCGGTGGCCTTCGCGCAGTAG
- a CDS encoding LacI family DNA-binding transcriptional regulator, with protein sequence MNSRRPTLAQVAKEAGVSPATVSLVLNKRPGTRISEATARRVRAAAEKLGYRPDPTARSLRTGRSLTVGFVSDEVATTRFASALIRGSIDVAERSSNLVLINECPFDAEHLERAVGGLVSRRVDGIIFALMQARHVTVPRLPDSMKAVIANGTATVAGTDWQLPAVLPDEPVAGRRAAEYLLARGHRRIALVGRSKETLDPAVSVCVSVRMGAVDATLAEAGLDLTMEVQGSVWEPPLGARAFERVQAFNAEHPDEPVTAVIAGNDRIAFGFFQAAAHAGVRIPEEISVISFDDEVLASYLDPGLSTVAIPYLEMGRVATELVLEPRKLRGRKHTRTGEEAEAAFPGPVGEAYLVDMPLVERESVAARG encoded by the coding sequence ATGAACTCCCGCCGCCCGACTCTCGCGCAGGTCGCCAAGGAGGCCGGGGTCTCGCCCGCGACCGTGAGCCTGGTGCTCAACAAGCGGCCGGGGACCCGCATCTCCGAGGCGACCGCGCGCCGGGTGCGCGCCGCCGCCGAGAAACTCGGCTACCGCCCCGACCCCACGGCCCGCTCGCTGCGCACCGGCCGTTCGCTGACTGTCGGCTTCGTCTCCGACGAGGTGGCCACCACCCGTTTCGCCTCCGCGCTGATCCGCGGCAGCATCGACGTCGCCGAGCGCAGCAGCAACCTGGTGCTCATCAACGAGTGCCCCTTCGACGCCGAGCACCTAGAGCGAGCCGTGGGCGGGCTGGTGTCCCGTCGCGTCGACGGCATCATCTTCGCCCTCATGCAGGCCCGCCACGTCACGGTGCCGCGCCTGCCGGACTCGATGAAAGCCGTCATCGCCAACGGAACGGCCACCGTCGCCGGCACCGACTGGCAGTTGCCCGCCGTGCTTCCCGACGAGCCCGTGGCCGGACGTAGGGCGGCCGAGTACCTGCTGGCGCGCGGTCACCGCCGCATCGCCCTGGTCGGGCGCAGTAAAGAGACTCTGGACCCGGCCGTCTCGGTGTGCGTCTCGGTGCGCATGGGCGCCGTCGACGCCACGCTGGCCGAGGCCGGACTCGACCTGACCATGGAGGTTCAGGGCTCGGTTTGGGAGCCGCCGCTGGGCGCGCGGGCTTTCGAGCGGGTGCAGGCCTTTAACGCGGAACACCCGGACGAGCCGGTCACCGCGGTGATCGCGGGCAACGACCGCATCGCCTTCGGTTTCTTTCAGGCCGCCGCGCACGCCGGGGTGCGCATCCCCGAGGAGATCTCCGTGATCTCCTTCGACGACGAGGTGCTGGCCTCGTACCTGGACCCGGGTCTGAGCACCGTGGCCATCCCGTACCTCGAGATGGGGCGGGTGGCCACGGAGCTGGTGCTCGAGCCGCGCAAACTGCGCGGGCGCAAGCACACCCGCACGGGTGAAGAGGCGGAGGCGGCCTTCCCCGGCCCGGTCGGGGAGGCCTACCTGGTGGACATGCCGCTGGTGGAGCGGGAGTCCGTGGCGGCGCGAGGCTGA
- a CDS encoding glutamate ABC transporter substrate-binding protein produces MTRREISDAARRTVAACLTAAVAFGAAGCAHDSGRPPALVERHAPARDDGPPLPAGASVEHFGEHTANPQSTDNLIGSLRPDGRTARERIPGIVERGRLIVGVDQSLFLLSFRDPQSGQLRGFEVELAREFARDIFGDPDRVEFRFLESDQRRDAIANGQVDMVLRSTSITEERQETMAFSVPYLRAQMRLLVQKESGIAGPADLGGRTVCVADGSTGLEHARADAEGATLLKTRNWSDCLVALQQNQADAILADDTMLSGIAAQDDFTEIVGEPLTREYYGAAMAQPEDAADESDEAAGLIRQVNETLRRVTTDGTWQRLYDRWFGPYLPAQSPPPAIYREEEAQ; encoded by the coding sequence GTGACGCGCAGAGAGATTTCCGACGCCGCGCGGCGCACCGTCGCCGCCTGCCTCACCGCCGCCGTGGCCTTCGGCGCCGCGGGCTGCGCCCACGACTCCGGGCGCCCGCCCGCCCTGGTCGAGCGCCACGCCCCGGCGCGCGACGACGGCCCGCCGCTGCCCGCCGGCGCGAGCGTGGAGCACTTCGGCGAGCACACCGCGAACCCGCAGAGCACCGACAACCTCATCGGCTCGCTGCGCCCCGACGGGCGCACCGCCCGCGAGCGCATCCCGGGAATCGTCGAGCGCGGCCGGCTGATCGTGGGCGTGGACCAGTCGCTGTTCCTGCTCAGCTTCCGCGACCCGCAGTCGGGCCAGCTGCGCGGCTTCGAGGTGGAGCTGGCCCGCGAGTTCGCCCGCGACATCTTCGGCGACCCGGACCGCGTGGAGTTCCGCTTCCTCGAGTCCGACCAGCGCCGCGACGCGATCGCGAACGGCCAGGTGGACATGGTGCTGCGCTCGACCTCGATCACCGAGGAGCGCCAGGAGACGATGGCCTTCTCCGTGCCCTACCTGCGCGCGCAGATGCGCCTGCTGGTGCAGAAGGAGTCCGGCATCGCCGGCCCGGCGGACCTGGGCGGGCGCACCGTGTGCGTCGCCGACGGCTCCACCGGCCTCGAGCACGCCCGCGCCGACGCCGAGGGGGCGACCCTGCTCAAGACCCGCAACTGGTCCGACTGCCTGGTCGCCCTGCAGCAGAACCAGGCCGACGCGATCCTGGCCGACGACACGATGCTCTCCGGCATCGCCGCGCAGGACGACTTCACCGAGATCGTCGGCGAGCCGCTGACCCGCGAGTACTACGGTGCGGCCATGGCCCAGCCCGAGGACGCGGCCGACGAGTCCGACGAGGCCGCGGGCCTGATCCGCCAGGTCAACGAGACGCTGCGCCGGGTGACCACCGACGGGACCTGGCAGCGCCTCTACGACCGCTGGTTCGGCCCCTACCTGCCCGCCCAGTCGCCCCCGCCCGCCATCTACCGCGAGGAGGAAGCCCAGTGA
- a CDS encoding FAD-dependent oxidoreductase, giving the protein MSRPLRVAVVGAGPAGIYASDLLIKSGQEVSIDLYERMPTPFGLIRYGVAPDHPRIKGIVKSLHNVMEKPEIRFLGNINVGVDVTVEELQRYYDAVVFSTGATGDRVLDIPGADLEGVHGAGEFVGFYDGNPNFSRDWDLSAEQVAVIGVGNVGLDISRVLAKTADELHVTEIPDNVYENLRASAAREVHIFGRRGPAQAKFTPLELKELDYSDTIEVTVDPEDIDYDEASETARRESKSQDLVCQTLEHYAIRDPKGAPHTLQIHFFESPVEILGEDGKVTGLKTERTELDGNGGVTRTGKFTVWPVQAVYRAVGYRSDAVEGVPFDDKRAVIPNDGGHVLDEDGAAVPGLYTTGWIKRGPVGLIGNTKSDAKETTGMLLEDYNGGKLAEPESTDPAEVLAFLEGKGLAVTTWEGWHRLDAAERALGEAEGRERKKIVEWDEMVSHAGPQDK; this is encoded by the coding sequence ATGTCTCGCCCCCTGCGCGTCGCCGTCGTCGGTGCCGGCCCCGCCGGCATCTACGCCTCCGACCTCCTCATCAAGTCCGGCCAGGAGGTCTCCATCGACCTCTACGAGCGCATGCCCACCCCGTTCGGCCTGATCCGCTACGGTGTCGCGCCGGACCACCCGCGCATCAAGGGCATCGTCAAGTCGCTGCACAACGTGATGGAGAAGCCGGAGATCCGCTTCCTGGGCAACATCAACGTCGGCGTCGACGTCACCGTCGAGGAGCTGCAGCGCTACTACGACGCCGTGGTCTTCTCCACCGGCGCGACCGGCGACCGAGTCCTGGACATCCCGGGCGCGGACCTCGAGGGCGTGCACGGCGCCGGCGAGTTCGTCGGCTTCTACGACGGCAACCCGAACTTCTCCCGCGACTGGGACCTCTCCGCCGAGCAGGTCGCCGTGATCGGCGTGGGCAACGTCGGCCTGGACATCTCGCGCGTGCTGGCCAAGACGGCCGACGAGCTGCACGTCACCGAGATCCCGGACAACGTCTACGAGAACCTGCGCGCCAGCGCCGCCCGCGAGGTGCACATCTTCGGCCGCCGCGGCCCGGCCCAGGCGAAGTTCACCCCGCTCGAGCTCAAGGAGCTCGACTACTCCGACACCATCGAGGTCACCGTCGACCCGGAGGACATCGACTACGACGAGGCCAGCGAGACCGCCCGCCGCGAGTCGAAGTCCCAGGACCTGGTCTGCCAGACCCTCGAGCACTATGCCATCCGCGACCCGAAGGGGGCCCCGCACACCCTGCAGATCCACTTCTTCGAGTCGCCCGTCGAGATCCTCGGCGAGGACGGCAAGGTCACCGGCCTGAAGACCGAGCGCACCGAGCTCGACGGCAACGGCGGGGTCACCCGCACCGGCAAGTTCACCGTCTGGCCGGTCCAGGCCGTCTACCGCGCGGTGGGCTACCGCTCCGACGCCGTCGAGGGCGTGCCCTTCGACGACAAGCGCGCCGTGATCCCCAACGACGGCGGCCACGTCCTCGACGAGGACGGCGCGGCCGTGCCGGGCCTCTACACCACCGGCTGGATCAAGCGCGGCCCGGTCGGGCTGATCGGCAACACCAAGTCCGACGCCAAGGAGACCACCGGCATGCTGCTGGAGGACTACAACGGCGGCAAGCTCGCCGAGCCGGAGTCCACCGACCCGGCCGAGGTGCTCGCCTTCCTCGAGGGCAAGGGCCTGGCGGTGACCACCTGGGAGGGCTGGCACCGTCTCGACGCCGCCGAGCGCGCCCTGGGCGAGGCCGAGGGCCGCGAGCGCAAGAAGATCGTCGAGTGGGACGAGATGGTCTCCCACGCCGGTCCGCAGGACAAGTAG
- a CDS encoding serine/threonine protein kinase: MTEPRNRPEPQDEGPATEAVAFDPFADDEEGPATEAVPYDPFADEDDEPAPGTEAVAFDPFADDDEDDDEYQVDPANLAGLFADLGKMRDNRGAPAPRQRTDAERRRDASERARRKALDTFRSRRGRRRQDWVVADGMVTLPFIDLVPPEAALKDPEAAGSKVDPPQLKRGDVVAGQYEILGVIGHGGMGWIYLAGDRNVSERLVVLKGMQSAAGDQDAGVAAAEREFLADITHPGVVKIFNFIDDPRVPGGFIVMEYVGGPSLKDRMRDYPGGLMPVDVAIAYILQVLPALEYLHVRGVVYNDLKPENIIATEDQVTLIDLGAVTGIGSYGYIYGTRGFQAPEVAAEGPSVASDIYTIGRTLAALTLDLPVEDGAFAPGIPSPSEEPMLRGYLSYYRLLERATHPDPKKRFSDIRALRSQLYGVLREIIALRDGVQHPNQHSLFSPQRRTFGTKHVVFRTDQLLDGTERSAAITAPEVVGALAVPLVDRHDVGAPLLSGFSYTEPEEALETLRQAMHADEYTRSAEIPLGVVRAMLDLGFTGQAREWLASLEETLGNDWRFHWYSGVTSLLLDDLVTAQKHFFEVLSILPGESAPKLALAAVDELILQNLGYSGVALLDPHDARAIAGVHATLEELNGDFVDRLPHDWSHVSTDPQVLRFHTIRLYGLVWAANPTTVSSAFGLARQLMAENQLETAVRALDRLPQASRHHRMAQLTTILHLIGGQLTESRVRRAARRLSEIPTNEPRFLQIQAAVLSAGLNFLRDADVEAAASPNDLFEFPFTQRGLRAGLADTLRRLARNAPFARHRYALVDMANQVRPETWF, encoded by the coding sequence GTGACCGAGCCGCGCAACCGCCCCGAACCGCAGGACGAGGGCCCCGCGACCGAGGCCGTGGCCTTCGACCCCTTCGCCGACGACGAGGAGGGCCCGGCCACTGAGGCCGTGCCCTATGACCCGTTCGCCGACGAGGACGACGAGCCGGCCCCCGGCACCGAGGCCGTCGCCTTCGATCCCTTCGCCGACGACGACGAGGACGACGACGAGTACCAGGTCGACCCGGCGAACCTGGCCGGGCTCTTCGCCGACCTGGGCAAGATGCGCGACAACCGCGGCGCCCCGGCGCCGCGGCAACGCACCGACGCCGAGCGTCGCCGCGACGCGTCGGAACGCGCGCGTCGGAAAGCACTGGACACCTTCCGCTCGCGCCGCGGCCGGCGCCGCCAGGACTGGGTCGTCGCCGACGGCATGGTCACCCTGCCGTTCATCGACCTCGTCCCGCCCGAGGCCGCGCTCAAGGACCCCGAGGCCGCCGGGTCCAAGGTCGACCCGCCGCAGCTGAAGCGCGGGGACGTCGTCGCCGGGCAGTACGAGATCCTCGGCGTGATCGGCCACGGCGGCATGGGCTGGATCTACCTGGCCGGCGACCGCAACGTCTCCGAGCGCCTGGTGGTGCTCAAGGGCATGCAGTCGGCGGCCGGCGACCAGGACGCGGGCGTGGCCGCGGCGGAGCGGGAGTTCCTCGCGGACATCACGCACCCGGGCGTGGTCAAGATCTTCAACTTCATCGACGACCCGCGCGTGCCCGGCGGCTTCATCGTCATGGAGTACGTCGGCGGGCCCAGCCTGAAGGACCGGATGCGCGACTACCCCGGCGGGCTGATGCCCGTCGACGTCGCCATCGCCTACATCCTGCAGGTGCTGCCCGCCCTGGAGTACCTGCACGTGCGCGGGGTGGTCTACAACGACCTCAAGCCCGAGAACATCATCGCCACCGAGGACCAGGTCACGCTCATCGACCTGGGGGCGGTGACCGGCATCGGCTCCTACGGCTACATCTACGGCACGCGCGGCTTCCAGGCCCCGGAGGTCGCCGCCGAGGGCCCGTCGGTGGCCAGCGACATCTACACCATCGGCCGCACCCTGGCCGCGCTCACGCTGGACCTGCCCGTCGAGGACGGCGCCTTCGCCCCGGGCATCCCCTCGCCCTCGGAGGAGCCGATGCTGCGCGGCTACCTCAGCTACTACCGGCTGCTCGAGCGGGCCACGCACCCGGACCCGAAGAAGCGCTTCTCCGACATCCGCGCGCTGCGCAGCCAGCTCTACGGGGTGCTGCGCGAGATCATCGCCCTGCGCGACGGGGTGCAGCACCCCAACCAGCACTCGCTGTTCTCCCCGCAGCGCCGCACCTTCGGCACCAAGCACGTCGTCTTCCGCACCGACCAGCTCCTCGACGGCACCGAGCGCTCGGCGGCGATCACCGCCCCCGAGGTCGTGGGCGCCCTGGCCGTCCCGCTGGTCGACCGGCACGACGTCGGCGCCCCGCTGCTCTCCGGGTTCTCCTACACCGAGCCCGAGGAGGCGCTGGAGACCCTGCGCCAGGCGATGCACGCCGACGAGTACACCCGGTCCGCGGAGATCCCGCTCGGCGTGGTGCGCGCGATGCTCGACCTCGGCTTCACCGGCCAGGCCCGTGAGTGGCTGGCCAGCCTCGAGGAGACCCTGGGCAACGACTGGCGCTTCCACTGGTACTCCGGGGTGACCTCGCTGCTGCTCGACGACCTGGTGACCGCGCAGAAGCACTTCTTCGAGGTGCTGAGCATCCTGCCCGGCGAGTCCGCGCCGAAGCTCGCGCTCGCGGCCGTCGACGAGCTGATCCTGCAGAACCTCGGCTACTCGGGCGTGGCGCTGCTCGACCCGCACGACGCCCGCGCGATCGCCGGCGTGCACGCCACGCTCGAGGAGCTCAACGGCGACTTCGTCGACCGGCTGCCGCACGACTGGTCGCACGTGAGCACCGACCCGCAGGTGCTGCGCTTCCACACCATCCGCCTCTACGGGCTGGTGTGGGCGGCCAACCCGACCACCGTGTCCAGCGCCTTCGGCCTGGCCCGCCAGCTGATGGCCGAGAACCAGCTGGAGACCGCCGTGCGCGCCCTCGACCGGCTGCCGCAGGCCTCCCGGCACCACCGCATGGCGCAGCTGACCACGATCCTGCATCTGATCGGCGGGCAGCTGACCGAGTCGCGCGTGCGCCGCGCCGCGCGCCGGCTCTCGGAGATCCCCACCAACGAGCCGCGCTTCCTGCAGATCCAGGCCGCCGTGCTCTCGGCCGGGCTGAACTTCCTGCGCGACGCCGACGTCGAGGCCGCCGCCAGCCCCAACGACCTCTTCGAGTTCCCCTTCACCCAGCGGGGGCTGCGCGCCGGACTGGCCGACACGCTGCGGCGGCTGGCGCGCAACGCGCCGTTCGCCCGGCACCGCTACGCGCTGGTCGACATGGCCAACCAGGTCCGCCCCGAGACGTGGTTCTAG
- a CDS encoding GNAT family N-acetyltransferase — MTNYFAVSALRDLAPVELHQLYKLRVDVFVHEQNTPYAEIDDTDALDTTFHVLAWTRKSEHGHATLIGCARLYPGTDGDETVHLGRLTTAADHRGEGLGTELLLQTLRLAAERFPGRTVRLDAQTHLRGFYERFGFTAAGEEFDDSGVAHLPMTATPAAVAEAVKALDAAA, encoded by the coding sequence ATGACCAACTACTTCGCGGTTTCCGCGCTCCGGGACCTGGCTCCCGTCGAGCTGCACCAGCTCTACAAGCTCCGCGTCGACGTCTTCGTGCACGAGCAGAACACCCCGTACGCCGAGATCGACGACACCGACGCCCTCGACACCACCTTCCACGTCCTCGCCTGGACCCGGAAGTCCGAGCACGGACACGCCACCCTCATCGGCTGCGCCCGCCTCTACCCGGGCACCGACGGCGACGAGACCGTCCACCTGGGCCGCCTGACCACCGCCGCCGACCACCGCGGCGAGGGCCTGGGCACCGAGCTGCTCCTGCAGACCCTGCGCCTGGCCGCCGAGCGCTTCCCGGGCCGCACCGTGCGCCTGGACGCCCAGACCCACCTGCGCGGCTTCTACGAGCGCTTCGGCTTCACCGCCGCCGGCGAGGAGTTCGACGACTCCGGTGTCGCCCACCTGCCGATGACGGCCACCCCGGCCGCCGTCGCCGAGGCCGTCAAGGCCCTCGACGCCGCGGCCTAG
- the pta gene encoding phosphate acetyltransferase, with protein MTNPAPSAAPSALLTLVNRTFDGLDTAALAESLDLSHADLARVEPTVGAALAAGLTDSGATLIRGTGALAHDARVAAALGVPLLLVIDDAAGVGKLAVAEAEAAGAVVAATLTATELADAGHVRSALAAVAEEARPVMSPEVFERRLAAQAAAVGARIVLPEGDDDRILAAADQLLKAGVARLTILGDPQDVAKRAADAGLDLSDAEVVDHRTDPRREEFAAEFARLRQKKGVTLEQAREQMDDVSYFGTMLVHTGAADGMVSGAAHTTAETIRPALQIIRTSPEASVVSSIFLMVLPGKLWAFGDCAVNPNPTAEQLGEIAVVSARTAAGFGIDPKVAVLSYSSGASGSGADVERAVTAVETAREADPELAVDGPLQFDAACDPGVAAKKMPDSPVAGQANVFVFPDLEAGNIGYKAVQRTAGALAVGPILQGLNKPVNDLSRGATVPDIVNTVAITAIQAGGNR; from the coding sequence ATGACTAACCCGGCGCCCTCCGCGGCCCCCTCGGCACTTCTGACCCTGGTCAACCGCACCTTCGACGGCCTGGACACCGCCGCCCTGGCCGAGTCGCTGGACCTCTCCCACGCCGACCTGGCCCGCGTGGAGCCCACCGTCGGCGCCGCCCTCGCGGCCGGGCTGACCGATTCCGGCGCAACCCTGATCCGGGGTACCGGCGCGCTGGCCCACGACGCCCGCGTCGCCGCCGCCCTCGGCGTGCCGTTGCTGCTGGTGATTGACGACGCCGCCGGCGTCGGCAAGCTCGCCGTCGCCGAGGCCGAGGCCGCGGGTGCGGTGGTCGCCGCGACGCTGACGGCCACCGAGCTGGCCGACGCCGGGCACGTGCGCTCCGCACTGGCCGCGGTCGCCGAGGAGGCCCGCCCGGTCATGTCGCCGGAGGTCTTCGAGCGCCGCCTGGCCGCCCAGGCCGCCGCCGTGGGGGCGCGCATCGTGCTGCCCGAGGGCGACGACGACCGCATCCTGGCCGCCGCCGACCAGCTGCTCAAGGCCGGCGTGGCGCGCCTGACCATCCTGGGTGACCCCCAGGACGTCGCCAAGCGGGCGGCGGACGCCGGGCTGGACCTGTCCGACGCCGAGGTCGTCGACCACCGCACCGACCCGCGCCGCGAGGAGTTCGCCGCCGAGTTCGCCCGCCTGCGTCAGAAGAAGGGCGTGACCCTCGAGCAGGCGCGCGAGCAGATGGACGACGTCTCCTACTTCGGCACCATGCTCGTGCACACCGGCGCCGCTGACGGCATGGTCTCCGGTGCCGCGCACACCACCGCCGAGACGATCCGCCCGGCGCTGCAGATCATCCGCACCTCCCCGGAGGCCTCCGTGGTCTCCTCGATCTTCCTGATGGTGCTGCCGGGCAAGCTGTGGGCCTTCGGCGACTGCGCCGTCAACCCGAACCCGACCGCCGAGCAGCTCGGTGAGATCGCCGTCGTCTCCGCGCGCACCGCCGCCGGCTTCGGCATCGACCCCAAGGTCGCCGTGCTGTCCTACTCCTCCGGCGCCTCCGGCTCCGGCGCCGACGTCGAGCGCGCCGTCACGGCCGTCGAGACCGCGCGCGAGGCCGACCCCGAGCTCGCCGTCGACGGCCCGCTGCAGTTCGACGCCGCCTGCGACCCGGGCGTGGCCGCCAAGAAGATGCCCGACTCCCCGGTCGCGGGCCAGGCCAACGTCTTCGTCTTCCCGGACCTCGAGGCCGGCAACATCGGCTACAAGGCCGTGCAGCGCACCGCCGGCGCCCTGGCCGTCGGCCCGATCTTGCAGGGACTCAACAAGCCGGTCAACGACCTCTCGCGCGGTGCGACGGTGCCGGACATCGTCAACACCGTGGCCATCACCGCGATCCAGGCGGGAGGGAACCGCTAG